One window from the genome of Dermacentor silvarum isolate Dsil-2018 chromosome 5, BIME_Dsil_1.4, whole genome shotgun sequence encodes:
- the LOC119454444 gene encoding uncharacterized protein LOC119454444: MPSCSAFGCRTRETDGKRLFRIPSAKRDAAQRKVWLQRISRADFNPTQWSRLCEDHFTDDQFEPVILQSCGTKKLKRQAVPSLFVHRKQLKPRKPPAKRSGVTSCSTHFSPSQERNGVVAGSADSLPPRSEQGTEASLAPSGLELLLAAVDCIDGTVPSCATKSPFQEDTHNVTCCSDVDSTSPMLQRSQQDIPPPFTSATHELLPESTAQVDECSAASLPSHTSTVCPALQLPHTSASPKLFPGFASQFDEYSAASLPSHTCAICPGLQTSPISASDKLLPGSVVQVDGEVFF; the protein is encoded by the exons atgccgtcttgctcggcattcgggtgcagaacacgcgaaacagacggcaagcgactcttccggattccatcagcgaagcgagacgcggcgcagaggaaggtctggcttcaaagaatcagccgcgctgatttcaacccaacacaatggtcccggctgtgtgag gatcacttcacggatgatcaatttgagccggtgattctgcagagctgtggcacaaaaaaattgaagcgtcaagccgttccatcgctcttcgttcatcggaagcagctgaagccgaggaagccgcctgccaaac GTTCTGGTGTGACATCTTGCAGCACACATTTTTCACCATCACAAGAGAGAAATGGTGTTGTTG CTGGCTCTGCTGACAGCTTGCCACCGCGCTCAGAGCAAG GCACAGAGGCATCTTTGGCACCGAGTGGCCTTGAGCTCCTGCTCGCAGCTGTGGACTGCATTGATG GCACTGTGCCCTCTTGCGCAACAAAGTCTCCATTCCAGGAGGACACACATAATGTTACCT GCTGCTCGGATGTAGACTCTACTAGCCCTATGCTGCAGAGATCACAGCAGG ATATACCACCTCCTTTTACATCTGCTACCCACGAGCTCCTTCCTGAATCTACAGCTCAAGTTGACG AATGCTCAGCAGCCTCCTTGCCCAGCCATACATCTACAGTGTGCCCAGCCTTACAACTTCCGCATACATCTGCTAGTCCCAAGCTGTTTCCTGGATTCGCATCCCAATTTGACG AATACTCAGCTGCCTCATTACCCAGCCACACATGTGCAATATGTCCAGGCCTCCAAACCTCTCCTATATCTGCTAGCGACAAGCTTCTGCCTGGATCTGTAGTCCAAGTTGATGGTGAGGTTTTCTTTTGA